The Drosophila innubila isolate TH190305 chromosome 2R unlocalized genomic scaffold, UK_Dinn_1.0 1_C_2R, whole genome shotgun sequence DNA window ACTTCAACATGATTTAGTTGATTTTACTTTACTTGAGACCAACTTGGCCGagatttgcatgcaaattgaCTTTCACTTTGGCCCAAATGTGTTTCTAAACCCGGAGTTACACATTACCAAATGTATTTGGTACTTAAAACTCAAATCCGATTTTACGAGTTGTGTGCAGagatttttattgagtttacATTCGAAGCATGACAAATAAACTAAATCATGAATAAGAATGAATATAACAAGTAGAACAGCTTTTCATCTATTCGACGAGACGAGttaattaagtatacgcagcgtGTGCTGGACAATCTCTATCAAAAGTTCGTAAATTAATCGCCTTTACCTtactctaaaattaatttaaataactcattcaacaatttttcacCTCCATCACAATCAAATGACaagtttaatttgtaaaaaaaatttattaaaaagtctGTGCTGCAAATTCTAAGGAGCAAAGTTGCATCAGGAGTTCATGTAATCAATCAACTTTGATTAGTATTTGTGAGGGGCACATCAAATGTTCGGGtagacaaaaaaaacctcatgAAGTTACCATTTAGGCTAATCCCAAATTGAGGCTCAagacttttctttttcttttggccAAATAATCGTCAATACGCTGGGAGATTTTTCTCTTTTCGTGGGGACAAAGAGAAAAATCAATATGTCTTGATGTAAgataaaagtgaaataaattgtatggCTCGTAAAGTGAAAGTGTCAAATGACCAGGATGCTGAGAGGGCTAAGCAAATGAAAAGTGAAGATGTATGATAGTCGTAGGCCAAAAATAGTGATACTCTATAACATTTTGCATTAGGATTGGGTCAAAGTGCGTGCAAAATGAGTGTTTTGTGTACAGTTTCATCTGCGAATGCTGGTGCTTTAAGAGGAGGCTCAATtcactttttttgtattcgcGCAACTTTAATGTGAAgcaataaatacttttaaaagataaataaatccCCTGACACAAACACCAATCAATGTCAATGCTGAGCGCATACAGGGACTAAGGGGTAACCGCATAGACCCAGCAGCTAAGCAGCTTAGTCCAGTACACAGCGCCACCTATGTTTCAACTTTCGTaaccaaagaaaacaaaccaaacaaaaatcgGAATGCGAAGAAAATGTCAGCAAAAACCAAgtacaaaaagcaacaacaatagcagcaagaGAGGCATTTTTATCACACGTTGACCATGTGAAGCGTAAATTACCAATGAAACGAGTTTGCTGTTAAACCAGAGAGATGCAGACACAGATAGAATGCGAATGACAGAAAGATACTGTGGAAGAAGGAAAGAAGAGAGCGAAATCGACAGTTGAAGCAGCTAAGCAGCCTGTGGATAGCCtcaaaaagttaaaagctAGCAAAaggcaattgcaaaataaaatggcaataGCCAAATGCCAACGTTCAAGAAGGTGTCCAACGGAATTTAATTAAGTGAGCTGTCAAACGAATGACCAATAGGTGGCGCTacataaaatgaagaaaaaaaacatacacatGGTTAGACCGGAAAGCGGATTGTCAGCTAAGCACATCAGGAGTGGAAAGtcttctagtttttttttttgtcttaacTTAACATACAGAATTCGATAGAGAAAGCAATTAGAAaacgatatatgtatatttgtccTATTTTTTGGTGGTGATACGATCGAAACTGAACATTTCGAACTATCGACAGTTGTAAaacttttcacatttcatattttgaattGGCTATGGTTTTAATCGTGCTTGATAATAGACTTAAGTGTATATTTGCTTACAGAATCACGACAACAGCTGCCgttctttaaacaaatttatcacTTTTGACCAATATAAACCCTTTCCAACTGAATAAGTCACTTTTGTGTCCGCCTTTCGTGTCGCGAGCTTTTATTAACTTgtcttctgtgtgtgtgtctgtctggtgtgtgcatgtgtgtgtgtgctttccGTGTTGTACGCTGATTGTTTACATTGCagctttattgaaaaaaagtcAACGAACTTTGCCTTTGGCGCTGATTCTGACATCAGCTGCAGTTGGTTGGCCATTAAGTTGGCCCTGGCCAGAACTGGCTTTAGGCCACTGCGATAATTGCAAGCCAAAATCTCATTTTATATGCAATCGAGAATTGTACCATTTGATATGAGACGGCAGCTTACCGACAACACAAAACATAAAAGCCTTCATTAAAACgtaaatatcaaatttgcaacatttaattgactatgtatgtaagtgtatgtATGATTGGCATTCTCTTTTGCttatatgtacaatgtacatatattttatgtgaGTTGTGTCTATGAGTTGTGCTATTGTGCTCTCCAATCAAGTGCCGGTTTCAATTGCAGCCGCAATTACGCTAAACAAAATTACGTATTTGTAAAATAACCAAATGAAAAGCCAACTGAGGTTTGAGTGTGTAATCTATGTACATGCATGTAAACACACAAACCAACACATGTTCCGTcatttctctctgtgtatgcgtgtgtatttGTCTGTGGTTATTGGATATATTATGCTTAACTGGCGCAGAAATCAAATTGACTGATTTGGCTTACATTGAGcatataagtttaaaatttaaccttttcgtagcatactttttggctgCATTtcgtaaatatttcatttggaATGATAATTTGGTAAATTGTATACCGCATATAAACAAAACGATTGCAATAATATGTTTTCTGACTtgaagcaatttaaaaaatgtatttattattcgtTGTTATGGATATAAAGCCTTTAAGCTAATCACCTGAACAGAATGAGGTGAAGAATGTTCTTAGATcaaagattatttatttatttatttatgcacgactaaaagcagtcggcaaagaaaaaattaccatgtacaaaaattaagttaaagataacaaatacaaataaaattaaatatatattatgaactctaaagaaaaaaattaaaattagatctggggtaagcaaaaattataaatgaccCAACATTTGCTGCAAGGATTGGGAAAAGAAAAGGAATTTCCAGTAATGAATTATAACATACAAGGAATAAACTgcttaaatgaattaaatatttgtccagatgaaaataatagtaaaaaatgTAGTAGGTCATAAAAGTTAGGTGCCTTTATATATATGAGCGTGGGTTAAATTTTCTGCTCCAATGAAAAAACCGATATTTGCTTTCCTCattatcaagaatatattcAATATCTATGTTTATATTTCAGTGGATTTCATGTTTACGACCAGTTGGCAGAGTTCAATTCGAGTTAATGGAATGCACACAATGAAAGTATTATCGTTTATTTCAACTACACGTAAACGAGAGGAAACGCTCTACAAACCCATTAACCATTCTTtggtacatacatatacatatacatatggtacatatgtacatttgtatttgcCGAATTTGCACACTCCAACATTGAAAGCTTAACAGTGGCCATTAGCAGCTTTGCCAAGAAGCATGTGCAGCATATCGAGAGtgtcccacacacacacacacatagggacacacacacacagacgtaGTCATTAACTCACACTCGATGGCTCGGACAGTCCATAACATGGCGCATCTATGCAGTGCCGAGCCGTGCCTTTGGTTACAACAATGCTAAAGTCTTTTTGGCCAGTGGAAAATGGCGAGCGCACTTTATGAACGGTGCATGCATAAAGTGGCTAGGCAACCACTGTGCCCGCCATTTGCCCCGCTCGTCACACGGTGTGGTATAAGCCAACGCTTTTCCAATTTCCGGTTGCAGCTCaggaaaacagcaacagcaacagcaacagcaacaacaacaacaagaagagcaACAGGAACTGTAGCAAAAGCAAGCCAAGTGAGTGGAGAGCAATGTATGGCCATTTAGCTGCATTGTATTTGTGTTAACGCCCCTCCCCCCCATACGCCCCAGCAACGGTATAGCTTGGTGCTCACATaactcacacatacacctcacatagacacacacacacacattgaccAAAAACGCGTCAGAAGCGCATTAATAATGTGCTCAGGCAATCGCAAATGCGATGCGGGTGAAGCCTTTTTGGGGGGCCAGAACAATGATAGTCTTAATGACGGAGTTGCCCATGATGGCAACAATATGCGGCATTTtaatgagcagcagcagcagtagcagtagcAGTAGCAACTTATGCTGGAATTTAACCCCACACTTTGGCAGTCTGTTGTAATCATGTcaagtaattaatttgttcaatGACATGCTCAAGGTGTAAGCGAAACCATTTAAACTTGATGACAACCACGACGCAGATACTTGAAAACTCAAAAGTTACTACTACACAAACTGCGCAAGGAGCCTGTGCTTCAAGGGGgtagtgggcgtggcaggtgTGACGGGTGTGGCGGGTGTGGGCACAAGAGTTGCTCAAGAAACTTGTCGTGCATGCCAGGCGAAGTGTGTATCCGGCAATGCGACACAGAGACAGCCAAGACAAATCGCACGCACCATACACAAGACTCACATGCGAGGGCTGTTCGATGAGCTCGAAATGAAGCTGTTAAAGTGAGTGAAACTTTTGTAACGCCCCACGCAATAAGGTCTCAGCCTAAGTCCCCGAACTCAAAGTATCTGCTACTCTGGCTGCGTGTGAAATCGGAAGTGGCTGCTGCTGGCTTAGTTGTAGTCGTCTCGAGTCCTTGGTCCTTGGTCTCATGGTCTCATGGACTCATGGCTTGCTGTCTGTGGCGGTCTGTGTGTCGATGTCGGCACTGGGCGACAGGTGCTTCCGCATTTGAATGTCAACGGAAACCGCAACGGTACAACTTAGATAAACGTTTGCTCTTTAAATATGTGCGCTGTCGCTGTCATTGAGTGGAAGCGTGTACCAGCCCCGTATACacgtgtgtacatatataaatatatctactCATTTGTGCATCTAGAAGTGTGTAATAAGGCTGTGGGGCGGGAAATGGGAATACGTTTATTGAGCGGCAGTCACCATGTTTGAGCAACTGTTCTCCTGACTGTGTACCTACTATATATAAACCAAGACCAAGTCTATGCAGCCCAGCTACATGTGAAGTGGTTATTTTAGGTACGACTATTGGATACGGGCTTTCATTGTGGTTATGGACTGGGATTGATTGGATGGCTCTTTGCTTAGCTTATTGCCAGCTGTCTGTGAGAATGGCAAGTCAAAGATAGCCAAGCTATTTGCTCTGCCATGCAACGGAAAATTGATTATGCAGTAGAAAATGGAAGAGGCATTATTATAGATAAAGTCAATTGCATTAAAAGGACAGAACTTTATTTGCTAATCTTTGTCAAACAAAGatgttatttaattgatttaagtttatttaattaaaatataaacatactACATTTATTGGTCTACTTTATGTAGTTCATtctaatacaaaaataattcattaactgattaatttcttaatatagTATTTacttgtaaaatatattaaatattaattatctaaaacgatatttttcaattaaaatttaattttaacagcttttcgaatatttttttttttgcttatttgtaaaataaaatttccaattactcaaagtatttattttttctcaattggtaaatatttcatttaattagtGCACctgaaaatgtttaataattacatatttatcaCAGCAATAGCTTAAACTACTTTCTACACACATATTTGAcctaaataaaacaaataatttggttattttttaaataatctatAATGACAAAGTTAGCATTTGTTGTTAGTTATTTTAAAGCGGACGCACATTTGCAAATTagattaaattataatcaattttcattcaatttaggCAAATACCTAAACGAATTAAAACGAGCCCAATTGAAACTTAATTCACCTGCCACATAGCAGAGtttcaaagaaaaaacaaaaatggtaaactgttaaaaaataaaatcaattaacaataaatgcgagcaattaaattcaatgtgGTGAACGGTGAGCTGATGGTGAAACAGGCCACTTAATTAAGCCTGAACTGGAGAAGGAAATGTACTCAAACCCAGGCAGAAGCCACATTTACACTGAACAACATGGTACAATGTGTTGTCAATGCCGCATTTTAAGTGCGAAACAATGTAATTTCATGGTAATCAGTCTGGGCCGGTTTAGAATTTAATGCCGGGCTCAAACTGAAGAGTCCACTTCCAAAAAAAGCCGAGCTGGTCAGCACTAACTACACAAATTTCCGGTTGTGCGCACAAAGCCAATGGACAGAGAATCCGAAACGGGACATCGGATCAAGTTGGTCcgatttttgcaattttctatgccatttaaaataaatgaaaatggcgCTCGTCTATGCTTTGGATGTGGCATAGTTTTGGGCTCTGCCCAGCGCGTGTTAACGTAAATAAattacacagatacacacaaacacacacatgcacttaCTCGTACAGATTGGCGAAGCGACAATCAAGTGGTCAGTGGCATGCAGCTTATAAATCAGCGCAAAGCGCAAAACATAGCTCCCTTTTGGGCGCTGCAGCCATCGAGATAGATGGCCAACAATGCGGGTCAACCCAGAGAAATTGACAGAGTTTGAGTTGACGATGGATGAGCGAATGAATAGATAGATGGATCGCCTCTATAAATGGTTAGCTATTTAGTTTCGGTTTGCTGcggtttgactttgttttgagTGTGCCGGGCTTTGGGGATAACCCCCCCACCCCACTCATTCGATTGCCTATAATGCACCccttttgcttttattgccAAATTCGTACTCGTACTGGGTCAATTGAATGGAGCACACATTAGGGCCACATTCTGTTTTGACAAACTGcacagcaattaaaaattaactagcATCTGGTTGGGCCGCTGACAAAGCACTTTAACTATTTTCCGGCAATTGAGGctaaaatgattatttaagtCGAATTGATAAATGGAATCGTTGATTGAAATTTCAAGTTATTGAAGCCGCTtgcaacttaaaataaaagagaagaCTAAGCATTGAAGGGAACAAACTGAATTCTTATAAAtgtactaaataaaaaattaacttattttaagtatgaaatttaactaaataaatgttgtaattaaatatttgaccaATAAATGCacacgaaaaaaaattaacttatttttagtatgaatttaactaaaaaaatgctttaattaaatatttagccgATAGAAAAACTATTCCTTATTCTTATTGACTAAAATACAGAAGACTTTACGTAATAtggtctaaaaattaattaattcaaaataagatttatttattatgatttttagccaaattaaatacaaatttaaactagTTGGCTGGCCCAGAACTTTGtgaagtttaattaaattcacttGTTACATTAATGAAATGCTGTTACGAAAACAAGCCACTCGTCGTGTCATTAACAAAActgtgtttattattttgtcaaGTAAACTGGAAGTTGTCAGGTCGTTAAATGCGTTTCACAAGTCAACTGCTTAACAGACAATTGTGGCATTACACAGAGGTGTATGCATTTATACTtgctcgtgtgtgtgtgtatgtgcgcaTACCCAACATTCTTTGGGTCCTGACAGCATTAACAACAGTAACTATTTAAGTATCTGCCGCAGTTGTCTTGCCGCTTCTTGTGCGCTATGCTTGGGATGCCAGAGAAGAGACTGCAACAATGCCATAGATTGTTGTGGCAATGCCAGTAACTGAGAACCGAGAACTGAGAACCGAGAGCTGAGAACTCGAAACTGACACAAAGAACGGCCCAAGGACCGACATACAAACCGCACACATGACGCTGGCCAGGGACCAAGGACCAGGGCTTGACTGAATGCCTTATGAGAGCTGAACAAGTTAAAGCTTTAAGCTCTTGCCGCAACAGTAGAAAGAAATGTGGCAAAACAGACATACAGAATATTGCTATGCAAGTATTTGTGCAAGTTATTTAAATGGCTtgtgtgttgcatactttttggctgGCGCGCAATTCGCCGCCACCAGAGCCCCAAGCAATCAACTGTCTGAGTTGCGATTGCAGTGGGAAAAACACAGCTTTCCCATGATGCAAACAAGCCAAAGCCCTGAAACCCCCGCCGAGATAAGCTAGAAAAGCAATAACGTCACACTCAGATGGATTCAGTTGCAATGAAGGAACCAACGTCTCAACTTATGCAGTTGCACTTGGCCGCGTTTATCGTTTGCCTGGTTTTTGCAGGCAGCAGCCACGCCTACAATGTGCCAAAGGCCACAGTCAAGGTGAACACGCCTAAGGGCTTTGAGGTTTCCATTCCTGACGAGCCTGGCATCACGCTGTTTGCCTTTCATGGCAAAGTCAACCAGGAAATGGATGATCTCAGTGATCAGACCTGGGCCACGGATATCGTCCAGTCACGTAACGGACGCTGGACATATCACAATCGACAGCAGAAACTGCAACCAGGTGACGTGCTCTACTATTGGACAACTGTCAGATACAATGGGCTCGACTATCATGACTACAATCAGCATTACAATGTGCCCCAAGAAGATCTCAATAGCCATCTCAATGTGCCCCAAGAAGATCTCAATAGCCATCGCATTGATCTGCGCACCCAAAATGGAACAAAACAATCTATCATTATAAATGGTAATcccacaataaatatttttgttttgtaatatgTATTTGAAAATGCCCAACCGGAAGTTGCTTAGCAAATTACTGCATTCTAGCAAATCAAATTGCATAgacaaacttttaattttgttctcaaagctgtttattgtttaaattcaAGCTACAAACTATTATTGCTAATTGGTCTTTTCTctgaattaattataaaataaatacaatgcaAATAA harbors:
- the LOC117785449 gene encoding gram-negative bacteria-binding protein 3; its protein translation is MQLHLAAFIVCLVFAGSSHAYNVPKATVKVNTPKGFEVSIPDEPGITLFAFHGKVNQEMDDLSDQTWATDIVQSRNGRWTYHNRQQKLQPGDVLYYWTTVRYNGLDYHDYNQHYNVPQEDLNSHLNVPQEDLNSHRIDLRTQNGTKQSIIINGNPTINIFVL